TGTAgtgccttcttcttcggaaGCATTGGTGCTAAGCGCTTCTAAATTCTCGCAGGTGATGTTTAAGCCCGCCGGCGTTCCACACACAGACCAACATTTCTTTAACACGACTTCAGCGCGTACAATTATATTCGTTGAAAACGATATCCGCTAACCTGGAAAACTTCATTTTTCAGGCAAGAGTTTCGCAATTCACGAATAAACAATCGTTGAACGGTTAACGtaaacaaagaaaaccgCACAGATGCCCATTTGTGGAGGAAGTTCGGCGTCAAAAAAGCCTATAGAGCGTAAGATTGTCATTCTGGGTGATGGTGCGTGTGGTAAGACGTCTTTACTGAACGTTTTTACACGGGGATACTTCCCTAAAGTTTACGAGCCAACGGTATTCGAAAACTACATACATGACATTTTCGTGGACAGCCAGCACATCACGTTGAGTCTTTGGGATACTGCGGGTCAAGAAGAATTCGACCGTTTACGGTCACTCTCATATTCCGACACTCACACGATCATGCTCTGCTTTTCTGTGGACTCTAGGGACTCGCTGGACAACGTACAGCACAAATGGGTTGGGGAAATTGCGGATCACTGCGAAGGCGTCAAGCTTGTGCTTGTAGCGCTGAAGTGTGACTTAAGAAGcaacgaagaagagttcGCGTTGGACACCGCCATCACACCAGGGAACatccagcagcagcagcagcagcagcagcaatCCTCAGTGCAATCTGGTGGCCTAATATCCTACGAGGAGGGTTTGGCTATGGCGAAAAAAATCGGTGCTCTTCGTTACTTGGAATGCAGTGCTAAAATGAACAGAGGTGTTAACGAAGCCTTTACTGAAGCTGCGAGATGCGCTTTGACAGCGACTCCCAAGGGTGCCAAAGACCACGCTGGCGAGGAATCGAAGAAAGGCAGTAGCTGTACCGTTATGTGAGGGTCTCGCAACTCTTATCCCTCCATTGCAATGCTAATATATTATAATTTACATAAGAGTTTTTCCCGCAACTAAAAAGAGATCAATGGCCACCGCAGTTGCTTTCCGTTCAACTCTCGTCTTCGAACATCTTGTCAAGGTAAACGGAAGGGGTTTTTGCTCTGTCTAAAGGCTTATCTCTGAGCCCTGATTTCACGGGCGAAGTACTTCTGCTCTTGGCTATGCCGACCGCACTGCCCATGCTGGACTTGTTTCTGGCTTTGTACATGGCCTTCCTTGTCGAGGGCGCAGCTTTTTCGGGCTTATTCAACTCTGCGCCCGAATCGGAAACCAAAGATGAAACAGAGTTGTTCATATTTTGCAGAACTGCGCTCTTACGCTGTTGGTTTACAATTTCAACGGTAGGGGAAATAAAAAGAGACTTGCGGTTTTGGGCAGCAGTTTGATCACGAATTGACGAGTAAAATTCTTGTGCCAAAGAAGTACTAGAGTCTTGGTTAGAGAGAGCAGGAGAGGGCTGTTGAAAATCAGGGCGATCTAGTAAGCGTGCAACGCTTCGCGATTGGGGTGTATGTACCGCTTTAGAAAGAAAGCCAGACTTCTCCGGGTCATCGGAATTCCCGAGCTTGGAATAAGACTTGCCGCCCACATGAGattgaaattcttgatCTATGGTTTCAAAGCGCAGTTTCTCAGTTTGGCGACGAGATATGTAAGCCGACACAATGTACGCTAGTGCGATGATGAGGAATATAAACCCTACAACGCTTCCAACCGCAATGAAAAGTGTGCCAGAAGGCTTGTCGGAGCTCCAAATGTGCGGATTCCCTTTGATGGAAGGAGGAGTAATTGTGGGCGTTGTGTAGGTTTTGGTGGATGATGCTTTTCCGGCATTCGTTAATGAGGGCATTGCCCTCTCGAACATCGTCGCATGAACCAGAGATGTGCTCGCTTTTTGAGTCTTCAATATCGCGGTAGAGCTTATAAAATCAGTCTGATGAACCATGGCCGGCTGTTGCTGAATACTCAGGAGCTATaccagctttttggcttccaGGTTTTCGCTTGTTCTTCGAGAATGTCTAATAATAAATTATTGATCTGTCCAATTTTCACACAAAGCTCTTATAGAATATGTAAACAGTTCATTGAACGCGAGAAATTAAAGAAAAGACGACAAACGCGCATCGCATGGTCTACATCCCTCCTTTAAACTTTGCACCGGTAGTCAGCACTGAGGTTTCGCTGTACCGGTCTGGCTACCCGATGCCGCTTAACTATGCTTTCATTGCTGATCAGCTACACCTCCGCACGATTATATACGTAGGCgacaaagagctttctgagGATTACAACGAGTTTTTAACTCAGCATAACATACAATATCACTTTGTGCATATGAACTCATGCCGTGATAAGAACGTTCAGGAGCAAATGGATAAAGTGCTACGGCTGATAGTGGATCGGGCAAACTACCCCATTCTAATACATTCCAACAAGGGAAAACATCGAGTTGGAGTGGTGGTAGGCATTATTCGCAAGTTGCTTCAAGGTTGGTCTACTACAGGAATTTATCAAGAGTACGACATTTTTAGCGGAGGACTGAAAGGCCAGGTTGACCTCGAGTTTATTACAATGTTTGATACAGAGCTAATAGTGCGCAGAGACCACTTGCCCGATTTTGTGAAGTGGGAGCGCTGATATAACCTTCTCTTCTCGTCGGAACTTTGCTGTACGCATATGTTGCCATAAGGCGGGCGATTCAAGCAATTTCACCATTTGGAGGGACTGCGAAGTCACCAGACATCAACACTGAAATTTGTACTTAGCACTTCCCCAAGAAGACAGTCTTCATCAATTGCACTGCCAGTGGAGGATTTCCTAACGTGATTAATTCTTGGTGCTAAAGAAGTCCGATGACACTGACTTTCATGTCGgcgaaaaacagcagccTATGGGTTTGCCAGATTCAGAGTTATTATTAGACAACAATTCTGGGCCGAGTAGACGGGCCGGATCCAGTAGACTCAATTCATACATGTGATGTGCCGTGGACCCTTACTATCCCGTGCGGTGTTTCCACGTGATGTGAGTCATATTACAGTGAACGAAGGTAGATTGTTTATCAATCAACG
The Lachancea thermotolerans CBS 6340 chromosome G complete sequence genome window above contains:
- the OCA2 gene encoding Oca2p (similar to uniprot|P53949 Saccharomyces cerevisiae YNL056W Cytoplasmic protein required for replication of Brome mosaic virus in S. cerevisiae which is a model system for studying replication of positive- strand RNA viruses in their natural hosts), which produces MVYIPPLNFAPVVSTEVSLYRSGYPMPLNYAFIADQLHLRTIIYVGDKELSEDYNEFLTQHNIQYHFVHMNSCRDKNVQEQMDKVLRLIVDRANYPILIHSNKGKHRVGVVVGIIRKLLQGWSTTGIYQEYDIFSGGLKGQVDLEFITMFDTELIVRRDHLPDFVKWER
- the RHO3 gene encoding Rho family GTPase RHO3 (highly similar to uniprot|Q00245 Saccharomyces cerevisiae YIL118W RHO3 Non-essential small GTPase of the Rho/Rac subfamily of Ras-like proteins involved in the establishment of cell polarity GTPase activity positively regulated by the GTPase activating protein (GAP) Rgd1p), which encodes MPICGGSSASKKPIERKIVILGDGACGKTSLLNVFTRGYFPKVYEPTVFENYIHDIFVDSQHITLSLWDTAGQEEFDRLRSLSYSDTHTIMLCFSVDSRDSLDNVQHKWVGEIADHCEGVKLVLVALKCDLRSNEEEFALDTAITPGNIQQQQQQQQQSSVQSGGLISYEEGLAMAKKIGALRYLECSAKMNRGVNEAFTEAARCALTATPKGAKDHAGEESKKGSSCTVM
- a CDS encoding KLTH0G09570p (weakly similar to uniprot|P40476 Saccharomyces cerevisiae YIL117C PRM5 Pheromone-regulated protein predicted to have 1 transmembrane segment induced during cell integrity signaling), translating into MVHQTDFISSTAILKTQKASTSLVHATMFERAMPSLTNAGKASSTKTYTTPTITPPSIKGNPHIWSSDKPSGTLFIAVGSVVGFIFLIIALAYIVSAYISRRQTEKLRFETIDQEFQSHVGGKSYSKLGNSDDPEKSGFLSKAVHTPQSRSVARLLDRPDFQQPSPALSNQDSSTSLAQEFYSSIRDQTAAQNRKSLFISPTVEIVNQQRKSAVLQNMNNSVSSLVSDSGAELNKPEKAAPSTRKAMYKARNKSSMGSAVGIAKSRSTSPVKSGLRDKPLDRAKTPSVYLDKMFEDES